CTGGCGTGCACCATGGAACGTGGTGCTCAACGTGCTGCGCTCGGTGCCCGAACTGGTCTGGGCCACGATCACTGCGCTGGCCGTGGGTCTGGGCCCATTCGCCGGAGCCCTGGCCCTGGCCCTGCATACCACCGGCGTGCTGGGCCGCCTGTTTGCCGAGGCCTTGCAGAATGCTCCGGCCGCTCCCGCGAATGCGCTCAAGCTCAGCGGCAGCAATCGCCTGCTGGCATTTTGCTATGGAACCCTCCCTGGCGCTGCGCCGCAACTGCTGGCTTACACGCTGTACCGCTGGGAGATGAATATCCGCATGGCGGCGATTCTGGGCTTTGTGGGAGCTGGCGGATTGGGCCAACTGCTGTACTTCGAGCTTTCGCTGTTCCACTATGCCCAGGCCAGCACCGTGATCATGGCCATGCTCTTGCTGAGCATCGCCGTGGACTGGAGCAGCGCTGCCTTGCGCCGCGCCATGCGTTGAGACGGCTGCGCGGTGCCCCGGCTCCGCGTCAGCTTCATCAACTCCTCCATCAATCCGACGCGCAGCCGCCCCCGATGGGCCAGCGCCGCAGCGGCCCGGCCTGCATCCAGGTTCGATGAGCACCGGAGTCTGAATGACTTCAGCCACACCGGATCCGTGCCGCGACTGATCGCACCACGAAGAGCGATGCCGCTTCACACGCCCAAGGGCAGGTCTGCTTTTTTCAGCGTACGCAGCACAAAGCTGGACTGGCTGTGGCGTATGCCCTTGATCTTGTAGAGCTTCTCACGCAGCAGGCGCTCGTAGTCACGCGTGTCTTTGACGACGATGCGTAGCAGATAGTCGTACTCGCCAGAGACCAGATGCGCTTCCACAACTTCGGGAATGGTGGCCAGCACCTCGCCGAACTTTTCCAGCGTGTTGTCTGAGTGGCTGTCCAGCGTGACCATGACCAGAACCGAATCGGCCAGCCCCAGCGCCTGCGGGTTCAGACGCACGGTATAGCCCTCGATCACACCGGCCTCCTCCATCTTCTTGATGCGGGCC
This DNA window, taken from Comamonas testosteroni TK102, encodes the following:
- a CDS encoding Lrp/AsnC family transcriptional regulator; this encodes MDTLDKKILAALQANARASLQDIGAAVGLSASPCWARIKKMEEAGVIEGYTVRLNPQALGLADSVLVMVTLDSHSDNTLEKFGEVLATIPEVVEAHLVSGEYDYLLRIVVKDTRDYERLLREKLYKIKGIRHSQSSFVLRTLKKADLPLGV